Proteins from a single region of Sphingopyxis sp. BSN-002:
- a CDS encoding ShlB/FhaC/HecB family hemolysin secretion/activation protein, with translation MTDKGQFDAIVTAQPASRAIFRALACSAGLAAISLASAAQAQIAPSVPTREEIQRPNLPPASPPGEQVVTADDSIERSPCPLANPEFANVRVTVRDVQFSPVEGIDTSMLDDSWRDTVGQDLPISVVCDIRDRAATMLRSKGYLAAVRVPPQTIGSDGIVKLDILSARMTRIEVRGDAGANEKLLQRYLSRLDDQPVFNIVDAERYLLLARDIPGLDARLTLRPGSAPGEVVGEVTVSRTPILFDANVQNFGSKDVGRWGGVARVRFAGLTGMGDLTTASFYSTPDFDEQNVLQLAHEFRVGGEGLRFGASYTYAWTRPDLANFPVRSNTQIVSLFTSYPLVLTQARRVTLGGGLDIIDQDIRLASIPLNRDRIRVFNLRADASWVDPASVAGKNGYSPSEPRWGIATSLEARQGVNFLGASDDCGPGGAACFLPGAVPLTRVEAKPDAFLVRANAQIEWRPDKLFTIAVSPRAQWASDPLVAYEEFSGGNFTVGRGFDPGTVIGDSGVAVSTELRYGSFVPANTKSFAVQPFAFFDAAWVWNKDTAFNGLNPQKLYSAGGGLRVAYGDVARVDMTLAVPLNTGGFLTRKPDPRFLVSFTTQFGVKAR, from the coding sequence ATGACCGACAAGGGGCAATTCGACGCTATCGTGACCGCGCAGCCGGCGAGCCGCGCGATCTTCAGGGCGCTGGCATGTTCGGCCGGCCTTGCGGCGATATCGCTGGCAAGCGCTGCACAGGCGCAAATCGCTCCTTCGGTTCCCACGCGCGAGGAAATCCAGCGACCCAACCTGCCGCCCGCCAGCCCGCCCGGCGAGCAGGTCGTCACCGCGGACGACAGCATCGAACGGTCGCCCTGCCCGCTCGCCAACCCCGAATTCGCGAATGTCCGCGTGACCGTCCGCGATGTGCAATTCTCGCCGGTCGAAGGCATCGATACGTCGATGCTCGACGACAGCTGGCGCGACACGGTCGGGCAGGATCTGCCGATCTCGGTTGTCTGCGACATTCGCGACCGCGCCGCCACCATGCTGCGTTCGAAGGGCTATCTTGCGGCGGTGCGCGTGCCGCCGCAGACGATCGGCAGCGACGGAATCGTCAAGCTGGATATCCTGTCGGCGCGGATGACGCGCATCGAGGTGCGCGGCGACGCCGGCGCGAACGAAAAGCTGCTTCAGCGTTATCTGTCGCGGCTCGACGACCAGCCGGTGTTCAACATCGTCGACGCCGAACGCTATCTGCTGCTCGCGCGCGACATTCCCGGACTTGACGCCCGCCTGACGCTGCGCCCCGGCTCGGCGCCCGGCGAAGTCGTCGGCGAAGTCACGGTCAGCCGCACGCCGATCCTGTTCGATGCCAATGTGCAGAATTTCGGATCGAAGGACGTCGGCCGCTGGGGCGGCGTCGCGCGCGTGCGCTTCGCGGGGCTCACCGGCATGGGCGACCTGACGACCGCGAGCTTCTATTCGACCCCCGATTTCGACGAGCAGAACGTGCTGCAGCTGGCCCATGAATTCCGCGTCGGCGGCGAGGGATTGCGGTTCGGCGCAAGCTATACCTATGCCTGGACGCGCCCCGATCTTGCCAATTTCCCGGTGCGGTCGAACACCCAGATCGTCAGCCTGTTCACATCTTATCCGCTGGTCCTGACTCAGGCGCGGCGCGTCACGCTCGGCGGCGGACTCGACATTATCGACCAGGATATCAGGCTGGCGTCGATCCCGCTCAACCGTGACCGCATCCGCGTCTTCAACCTGCGCGCCGATGCCAGCTGGGTCGACCCCGCGTCGGTCGCCGGCAAGAACGGTTACAGCCCGTCCGAACCGCGCTGGGGAATCGCAACCTCGCTCGAAGCGCGGCAAGGCGTGAACTTCCTTGGGGCGAGCGACGATTGCGGTCCCGGCGGTGCGGCCTGTTTCCTGCCCGGCGCCGTCCCGCTGACGCGGGTCGAGGCAAAGCCCGACGCGTTCCTCGTCCGCGCCAACGCGCAGATCGAGTGGCGACCCGACAAGCTGTTCACGATCGCGGTTTCGCCGCGGGCGCAATGGGCAAGCGATCCGCTCGTCGCCTATGAAGAATTTTCGGGGGGCAATTTCACCGTCGGGCGCGGCTTCGATCCGGGCACGGTGATCGGCGACAGCGGCGTCGCCGTTTCGACCGAACTGCGTTACGGCTCGTTCGTTCCCGCGAATACCAAGAGCTTCGCGGTGCAACCCTTTGCCTTCTTCGACGCCGCGTGGGTGTGGAACAAGGACACAGCGTTCAACGGGCTCAATCCCCAGAAACTCTATTCGGCAGGCGGCGGCCTGCGCGTCGCCTATGGCGACGTGGCGCGGGTCGACATGACGCTTGCCGTGCCGCTCAACACGGGCGGCTTCCTGACCCGGAAGCCCGATCCGCGCTTCCTGGTTTCGTTTACGACCCAATTCGGCGTGAAGGCGCGCTGA